ATGTGGCTGGGCTCGGGCGTGATCGGCGGCATCGGCCTGGGACTGGGCTACATCTCGCCCGTCTCGACCCTGATCAAGTGGTTTCCCGACCGCCGCGGCATGGCCACCGGCATGGCGATCATGGGCTTCGGCGGCGGCGCCATGATCGGCAGTCCGCTCGCCGACATGCTGATGACCTATTTCCGGACACCGGAGAGCATTGGCGTCTGGCAGACCTTCGTGACCCTCGCGATCATCTACTTCGTCTTCATGCTGTCCGGGGCGTTCGGCTACCGGGTGCCGCCTGCGGGCTGGACTCCCGAGGGATGGACCGCGCCCGAGAGCTCGAAGGCGATGATCACGACCAAGCACGTCCATCTCAGGGACGCGCACAAGACCTCGCAGTTCTGGCTGATCTGGGCGGTGCTCTGCCTGAACGTATCGGCCGGGATCGGCGTGATCGGCATTGCCTCGCCGATGCTGCAGGAGATCTTCGCGGGCTCGCTGGTCGGCTTGCCCGACCTGGACTTCAACGCGCTCAGCGGCGAGCAGAGGGCGGCGATCGCGGCGGTCGCCGCCGGGTTCGTCGGCTTGTTGTCGCTGTTCAACATCGGCGGCCGGTTCTTCTGGGCGTCGCTCTCCGACCACATCGGCCGGAAAGCGACCTACTACACCTTCTTCGCGCTCGGCATCGTCCTCTATGTCGGTGCGCCCTGGACCGCCGGGATCGGCAGCATCGCCCTGTTCGTGCTGTCCTTCGGCGTCATCCTGTCCATGTATGGCGGCGGATTCGCCACCGTGCCCGCCTATCTCGCCGACGTGTTCGGCACGCAGTATGTCGGCGCGATCCACGGACGCCTCCTGACCGCGTGGTCGGCGGCCGGCATCATCGGCCCGGTCGTTGTGAACTACATCCGCGAGGCGCAGCTGGCGGCCGGCATCCCGCGCGCGCAGGTCTACGACTTCACCATGTACATCCTGGCCGGGATGCTCGTGGTCGGCCTGATCGCCAATGTCTTCGTCAGGCCGGTCGACGCGAAGTGGCATATGAGCGACGAGGACGTCGCCGCCATGCAGACACGGGGCAAGGGCGCG
Above is a genomic segment from Geminicoccaceae bacterium SCSIO 64248 containing:
- a CDS encoding OFA family MFS transporter → MAQNAIADYLTDRAGPLDRERIVARPGFNRWLVPPAALAIHLCIGMAYGFSVFWLPLSRAVGGDAPAACAGMSLLGELFTTSCNWRISSLGWMYTLFFVFLGSAAAIWGGWLERAGPRKAGVVAAFCWCGGLLISALGVATHQLWLMWLGSGVIGGIGLGLGYISPVSTLIKWFPDRRGMATGMAIMGFGGGAMIGSPLADMLMTYFRTPESIGVWQTFVTLAIIYFVFMLSGAFGYRVPPAGWTPEGWTAPESSKAMITTKHVHLRDAHKTSQFWLIWAVLCLNVSAGIGVIGIASPMLQEIFAGSLVGLPDLDFNALSGEQRAAIAAVAAGFVGLLSLFNIGGRFFWASLSDHIGRKATYYTFFALGIVLYVGAPWTAGIGSIALFVLSFGVILSMYGGGFATVPAYLADVFGTQYVGAIHGRLLTAWSAAGIIGPVVVNYIREAQLAAGIPRAQVYDFTMYILAGMLVVGLIANVFVRPVDAKWHMSDEDVAAMQTRGKGAGAEGAHGSYGIDRGRFDATTLLAWAAVCIPILWGVWVTLGKALALFK